CCGACGCGCTGCGCCGCCGGGGCTTCAAGGTCGCAAGACTCGACTGGGCCGACCCCGAATTCGACTGGTCTGAGACGCGCTCGGCTGTGTTCCGCACCACCTGGGACTACTTCCACCGCTTCGCCGAGTTCGCGCCGTGGCTGGCCAAAGTGGGCCAAGCCACGCGGCTCTTCAACGAGGCGGCGCTGATCCACTGGAACCTCGACAAGCACTACCTCGGCCAACTCGCCGAGGCCGGGATCAATATCGTCCCGACTCGCTTCATCGAGGTCGGCGACGCACGAACGTTGGCCGAGGCCATCGCCGATAGTGGCTGGACCGATGTCATCCTGAAACCGGCGATCTCGGGCGGCGCGCGCCATACCTACCGGCTGAAACCGGAAGACACCACAGCACACGAAGCCACGTTTGCCGAGCTTGTCGCCGCCGAGGCGCTGATGCTGCAACCGTTCCAGCGCAACATCACCGGTGAGGGCGAGCTGTCGCTGATGGTGATCGACGGCCACGTCACGCACGCGATCCGCAAGACCGCAAAGGCCGGCGACTTCCGCGTGCAGGACGACTGGGGCGGCATGGTGCACCCGCATGAGCCCGACGCGGAAGAGATCGCCTTCGCCGAGGCCGCGGTCGCCGCGGTGCCGTTCG
This DNA window, taken from Crenobacter cavernae, encodes the following:
- a CDS encoding ATP-grasp domain-containing protein translates to MQYDAVVLTEGRYLAADETCWYTRQIHHEDNLVADALRRRGFKVARLDWADPEFDWSETRSAVFRTTWDYFHRFAEFAPWLAKVGQATRLFNEAALIHWNLDKHYLGQLAEAGINIVPTRFIEVGDARTLAEAIADSGWTDVILKPAISGGARHTYRLKPEDTTAHEATFAELVAAEALMLQPFQRNITGEGELSLMVIDGHVTHAIRKTAKAGDFRVQDDWGGMVHPHEPDAEEIAFAEAAVAAVPFDVLYARVDAVRDNDGRLALMELEMVEPELFFRFHPEAADTLAEGLARRLAALSD